In Longimicrobium sp., a genomic segment contains:
- the trxA gene encoding thioredoxin, which translates to MSADTTNAGVVEVTDVTFAAEVEGAQGLVLVDFGAAWCGPCRMMDPAVKQIAGDYAGRVKVAKVDTDANLQVSTRFNIRSLPTFLIFRDGKVVDQVIGAVPRQAIENKLAALL; encoded by the coding sequence ATGAGCGCAGACACGACGAACGCGGGCGTGGTCGAGGTGACGGACGTGACCTTCGCGGCCGAGGTAGAGGGTGCGCAGGGGCTGGTGCTGGTGGACTTCGGCGCCGCGTGGTGCGGGCCGTGCCGGATGATGGACCCGGCGGTGAAGCAGATCGCCGGCGACTACGCCGGGCGGGTGAAGGTGGCCAAGGTGGATACCGACGCCAACCTGCAGGTGAGCACGCGCTTCAACATCCGCTCGCTCCCCACCTTTCTGATCTTCCGCGACGGCAAGGTGGTGGACCAGGTGATCGGGGCCGTGCCGCGGCAGGCCATCGAGAACAAGCTGGCGGCGCTGCTGTAG